One genomic segment of uncultured Methanobrevibacter sp. includes these proteins:
- a CDS encoding DUF4314 domain-containing protein, with amino-acid sequence MNWPSKEEVQEIREKYPEGTIIKIIKMDDPTPVPPGTLGVVESIDDIGNIHCNFLNYNSSLAVVPCKDEFIVVSKNELFQAIYELLTKNLKYRRYATPERMCKSADDALKQAILNEQRRLCNCWDGNFDKSTKASSKRIVEDFEKIVKKQGRY; translated from the coding sequence ATGAATTGGCCAAGCAAAGAAGAAGTACAAGAGATTCGTGAGAAATATCCTGAAGGCACTATAATCAAAATAATCAAGATGGATGATCCAACTCCAGTACCTCCAGGAACATTAGGAGTAGTAGAATCAATTGATGATATTGGTAACATCCATTGTAATTTTTTAAATTATAATAGTAGTTTAGCTGTGGTTCCATGTAAAGATGAATTTATAGTAGTCTCTAAAAATGAATTATTTCAAGCAATTTATGAACTTTTAACAAAAAATCTGAAGTATAGACGATATGCCACTCCTGAACGGATGTGTAAATCTGCTGATGATGCTCTTAAACAAGCAATATTAAATGAGCAAAGAAGATTATGTAATTGTTGGGATGGTAATTTTGATAAAAGTACTAAAGCCAGTAGTAAAAGAATAGTTGAAGATTTTGAGAAAATTGTAAAAAAACAAGGTAGATATTAA
- a CDS encoding thymidylate synthase produces MSLETIWKKLLKEVITHGHDHKKDDSPIREIIGVHEFIPNQFVQTPIYLPPEEFLKGVKKGAYDIKDYPMKGEALYDYVASLNDPAMISGINVENESSFIYTYPQRLMDYVTVDKVTGEIGEYNQLQTMIERLEENHGSNRAVATLYNVGFDCVEEHIPCLNWIQALIRDNELTLTIIFRSNDCYGAWPSNMLFINHIGLYLVDKLRKNYPNLIFKGIYYNCSSLHIYETDMSAAKKVVGL; encoded by the coding sequence ATGAGTTTAGAAACAATCTGGAAAAAACTATTAAAAGAAGTCATTACCCATGGTCATGACCATAAAAAAGATGACAGTCCAATTCGTGAAATAATTGGAGTACATGAATTCATACCAAATCAATTCGTGCAAACTCCAATATATCTTCCTCCAGAAGAATTCTTAAAAGGAGTGAAAAAAGGAGCATATGATATAAAAGATTATCCTATGAAAGGTGAAGCATTATATGATTATGTAGCCTCACTTAATGATCCTGCAATGATAAGTGGAATAAATGTGGAAAATGAATCAAGCTTTATCTACACATATCCTCAAAGATTAATGGATTATGTTACTGTAGATAAAGTTACTGGGGAAATTGGAGAATATAATCAATTACAAACAATGATTGAAAGATTAGAAGAAAACCATGGAAGTAATAGGGCAGTAGCAACATTATATAATGTTGGTTTTGACTGTGTTGAAGAACATATTCCATGTTTAAATTGGATTCAAGCATTGATAAGAGATAATGAATTAACATTAACAATTATATTTCGCAGTAATGATTGTTATGGTGCATGGCCGTCAAATATGTTATTCATTAATCATATTGGATTATATTTAGTTGATAAGTTAAGAAAAAATTATCCAAACTTAATTTTTAAAGGAATTTATTACAATTGTAGTAGTTTACACATTTATGAGACAGATATGAGTGCAGCTAAAAAAGTGGTGGGATTATGA
- a CDS encoding transcriptional regulator — translation MSIDNALLTLAAYVLTSSYRERAVIILHENEILTPKVLAEKCNIRPNHISKTLRELKEHEIVVCINESAKKGRLYLLTPLGEEVYNMLPHLKEKTGGELNDL, via the coding sequence ATGAGTATTGACAATGCATTATTAACTCTAGCGGCATATGTATTGACTTCAAGTTATCGTGAAAGAGCAGTGATTATTCTTCATGAAAATGAAATATTAACTCCAAAAGTTCTTGCAGAAAAATGTAATATACGACCTAATCATATTAGTAAAACTTTAAGGGAATTAAAAGAACATGAGATTGTAGTTTGTATTAATGAATCCGCAAAAAAAGGTAGATTATATTTATTAACTCCATTGGGTGAGGAAGTTTATAATATGCTTCCTCATTTGAAAGAGAAAACTGGTGGTGAATTAAATGACTTATAG
- a CDS encoding helicase C-terminal domain-containing protein, translated as MISDSEWFQNSEYQKYWTLPEHAPSDAQIRIFRKIDAALQKGYRNIIVNAGTGIGKSAIATTIANCFSSAYICTKTINLQKQYMQDFEEMLVELKGKKHYQCFFNASCDNCYVEQVNENGSIADKKELLNGEHGRSFTFHDYISEEEYDEIISNMMIWKCTDCPYRLAILAAQKNNYVNANYHSIYFNSHVIKRFEMRNLIIFDECHNFENIMMDIIGFSVNPDKIYEQYNIYVFDAESEELQSNKYWIKIHEDIITKLEEKKSQEVGELQGRADDNIIKAIELEYDQKILQIRHKIDNLSSGEWYVKIPKHEDWFDAKKNNILFKPLFGKEYTQRLLGLGVVRLFFTGTLPNPETYCNWIGINSNETCFIYEKSPFPVENRPVIKNYLGNFNAKYNTFVNGKVVPAWKNETVLTGICGLLDKHSDENILIHTSSIDQTNWLYDELDYKGYDVLSAYGDERDDYISLFKSSDVYNILISPSIKEGVDFKGPLCTAQIIFKVPRPVYKNEVKARCDLDNDWYTFHTTIPLMQSYGRGIRSSSDVCVTYVVDEAFENLLKYNLHLFEEYFLEGVDYGLSNGVG; from the coding sequence ATGATTTCTGATTCTGAATGGTTTCAAAATTCTGAATATCAGAAATATTGGACATTACCGGAACATGCTCCGTCTGATGCGCAAATCAGAATCTTTAGAAAAATAGATGCTGCATTACAAAAAGGTTACCGAAACATTATTGTTAATGCGGGAACTGGAATTGGGAAATCTGCAATTGCAACAACAATAGCAAATTGTTTTAGTTCAGCATATATTTGCACAAAAACAATCAATCTTCAAAAACAATACATGCAAGATTTTGAAGAAATGCTTGTGGAATTGAAAGGAAAAAAACATTACCAATGTTTCTTCAATGCTTCCTGTGATAATTGTTATGTTGAACAAGTTAATGAAAACGGAAGCATTGCAGATAAAAAAGAATTACTGAATGGAGAACATGGAAGGTCATTCACATTTCATGATTATATCTCAGAAGAAGAATATGATGAAATCATCAGTAACATGATGATTTGGAAATGCACAGACTGCCCATATCGTTTAGCAATATTAGCAGCACAAAAAAACAATTATGTTAATGCTAATTATCATAGTATCTATTTCAATAGTCATGTAATCAAACGATTTGAAATGAGAAATTTAATCATCTTTGATGAATGCCATAATTTTGAAAATATTATGATGGACATCATAGGATTCTCAGTAAACCCCGATAAAATCTATGAACAATACAATATCTATGTTTTTGATGCAGAAAGTGAAGAATTACAATCTAATAAATATTGGATTAAAATTCATGAAGATATAATCACTAAACTTGAAGAAAAGAAATCTCAAGAAGTTGGTGAATTACAAGGACGTGCAGATGATAATATTATCAAAGCCATTGAATTGGAATATGACCAGAAAATATTGCAAATTCGACATAAAATTGATAATTTAAGTTCTGGGGAATGGTATGTAAAAATACCAAAACATGAAGACTGGTTTGATGCAAAGAAGAATAATATTTTATTTAAACCTTTATTTGGTAAAGAGTATACTCAAAGATTATTGGGTTTAGGTGTAGTTAGATTATTCTTTACAGGAACTTTACCAAATCCTGAAACATATTGCAATTGGATTGGTATTAATAGTAATGAAACTTGTTTTATTTATGAGAAATCCCCGTTCCCTGTTGAGAACCGACCAGTAATTAAAAATTATCTTGGCAATTTCAATGCTAAATATAATACTTTTGTTAATGGTAAGGTTGTTCCTGCGTGGAAAAATGAAACTGTTTTAACTGGTATTTGCGGACTTTTGGATAAACATTCTGATGAGAATATTCTGATTCATACTAGTTCTATAGATCAAACAAATTGGTTGTATGATGAATTAGATTATAAAGGTTATGATGTGTTGTCTGCTTATGGAGATGAGAGAGATGATTATATTTCATTGTTTAAATCTTCTGATGTCTATAATATTCTGATTAGTCCATCCATTAAAGAGGGTGTTGATTTTAAAGGTCCTTTATGTACTGCTCAGATTATTTTTAAAGTTCCTCGTCCAGTTTATAAAAATGAAGTTAAGGCAAGATGTGATTTGGATAATGATTGGTATACTTTCCATACTACAATTCCATTAATGCAGAGTTATGGTCGTGGTATTAGAAGTAGTTCTGATGTTTGTGTTACTTATGTTGTTGATGAAGCTTTTGAGAATCTTTTAAAATATAATCTGCATTTATTTGAAGAATACTTCCTAGAAGGTGTAGATTACGGATTATCAAATGGGGTTGGTTAA